The Hippoglossus stenolepis isolate QCI-W04-F060 chromosome 11, HSTE1.2, whole genome shotgun sequence genome includes a window with the following:
- the otol1a gene encoding otolin-1-A — protein sequence MLSTRLIFLTALLMVLMAESTSSARTTRKPQSSKKPPRAGSSGGGGGGGFGRTTTSSSQNTEETTEGMMDTYSLSPADSTTYSNEAYSTEFPTDAIAPLGNADGNYTLDYNECFFNFCECCPPEKGPVGPVGERGPPGPTGEKGPPGLPGGIGETGPRGALGPAGLLGANGLNGDLGEKGDQGPAGLSGIPGIPGRTGEKGDSGPRGEKGERGFSGLKGDPGERGEPGLNGTMGSTGREGPMGPLGISGTKGQKGEQGPSGEGLPGGRGEKGDVGELGPLGLRGEKGPPGVNGTYGEKGERGEPGPPGGKGDVGVRGPPGPLGGRGMAGLRGERGPKGGRGPRGIKGQQGESVEQIRSAFSVGLFPSRSFPPPGLPVKFDKVFYNGEGHWDPALSKFNVTHPGVYLFSYHITVRNRPLRAALVVNGIRKLRTRDSLYGQDIDQASNLALLELNEGDQVWLETLRDWNGIYSSTEDDSTFSGFLLYPGSKTKPIAVENL from the exons ATGCTCTCCACTCGCCTCATCTTCCTTACTGCTCTCCTCATGGTCCTGATGGCCGAGTCAACCTCCAGTGCCAGGACCACACGCAAACCTCAAAGCAGCAAGAAGCCCCCACGAGCCGGGAGcagtggtggaggtgggggtggaggtTTTGGACGAACCACCACCTCTAGCAGCCAGAACACGGAGGAGACCACTGAGGGTATGATGGACACTTACTCCCTGTCCCCAGCAGACAGCACCACCTACTCTAATGAAGCTTACTCCACCGAGTTCCCCACAGACGCCATAGCTCCTCTGGGGAATGCCGACGGTAACTACACCCTCGATTACAATGAATGCTTCTTCAACTTCTGTGAGTGCTGTCCTCCAGAAAAAGGCCCCGTAGGGCCCGTCGGAGAGAGAGGGCCACCAGGACCGACAGGAGAAAAGGGCCCTCCAG GGTTGCCAGGCGGGATCGGAGAAACAGGGCCAAGAGGGGCACTGGGACCAGCAGGACTACTCGGAGCCAACGGACTCAATGGCGATTTAG GTGAAAAAGGTGATCAAGGACCTGCAGGACTTTCTGGTATCCCCGGGATCCCAGGAAGAACAGGAGAAAAAG GTGATTCTGGcccaagaggagagaaaggtgaACGTGGCTTCAGTGGTCTGAAAGGGGACccgggagaaagaggagagccTGGCCTGAATGGGACTATGGGCAGCACCGGCCGAGAGGGGCCCATGGGTCCCCTGGGGATCTCTGGGACAAAGGGTCAGAAAGGTGAACAAGGACCTTCAGGCGAGGGTTTACCgggtgggagaggagagaaaggtgaTGTGGGCGAACTTGGGCCTCTTGGTCTAAGAGGTGAGAAAGGCCCCCCAGGAGTGAATGGAACTTATGgtgaaaagggagagagaggggagccaGGGCCTCCAGGAGGGAAGGGAGATGTTGGGGTGAGAGGGCCCCCAGGACCTCTAGGCGGGAGGGGTATGGCAGGGCTGAGGGGGGAACGCGGGCCCAAAGGCGGACGTGGGCCTCGGGGCATTAAAGGCCAACAAGGTGAGAGTGTGGAGCAGATTCGCTCTGCCTTCAGCGTGGGTCTGTTCCCCAGCAGGTCCTTCCCCCCGCCCGGTCTACCTGTGAAGTTCGATAAGGTTTTCTACAATGGGGAGGGGCACTGGGACCCGGCACTCAGCAAGTTCAACGTCACCCACCCAGGGGTCTACTTATTCAGTTACCACATCACTGTGCGAAACCGGCCCCTGCGTGCTGCCCTGGTGGTCAACGGGATTCGGAAGCTGCGGACTCGGGACTCTCTGTACGGCCAAGACATCGACCAGGCGTCCAACCTCGCACTGCTGGAGCTGAACGAAGGCGACCAGGTGTGGCTGGAGACGCTCAGGGACTGGAACGGGATTTACTCCAGTACCGAGGACGACAGCACATTCTCCGGCTTCTTGCTTTACCCCGGATCAAAGACCAAACCTATCGCTGTAGAAAACCTGTGA